One segment of Ziziphus jujuba cultivar Dongzao chromosome 12, ASM3175591v1 DNA contains the following:
- the LOC107428806 gene encoding uncharacterized protein At1g27050, giving the protein MSRKRDKPYFSRHVPASVAKRRRPHPHTSPAVEVEEDKPIAKPAPPPALVVMGLPSDCSVLDLKSRFEIYGSISRIRIDRDAVGYVAYRSKDSAEAAIAASLDPSFGITIHSQKVKVLWATDPLALWREGVASKDNGSSSSKLLRAEVPLSRHGRGNKLASTIVNPRSGEDSSASALDVPFRGREIIAYDDIL; this is encoded by the exons aTGAGCCGGAAGCGAGACAAACCCTACTTCTCCCGCCACGTCCCGGCCTCCGTCGCCAAACGACGTCGTCCTCATCCCCATACTTCGCCGGCGGTGGAAGTCGAGGAAGACAAACCCATTGCGAAGCCAGCCCCGCCGCCGGCGCTGGTGGTCATGGGCCTTCCATCGGACTGCTCCGTCCTCGACCTCAAGTCCCGCTTCGAGATCTACGGCTCCATCTCCCGCATCCGCATCGACCGCGATGCGGTCGGCTACGTTGCCTATCGATCCAAGGACTCCGCTGAAGCTGCCATTGCCGCTTCCCTTGACCCCTCTTTTGGGATCACCATTCATTCCCAAAAG GTAAAGGTATTGTGGGCAACTGATCCACTAGCTCTGTGGAGGGAAGGAGTTGCCAGCAAGGATAATGGGTCATCTTCGTCGAAGCTTTTAAGGGCTGAAGTGCCTCTAAGTAGGCATGGAAGAGGTAACAAACTTGCTTCAACAATAGTGAATCCCAGGAGTGGAGAAGATAGTTCGGCCTCAGCATTAGATGTTCCTTTCAGGGGCAGAGAAATCATTGCTTATGATGATATTTTGTAA